Genomic DNA from Acanthopagrus latus isolate v.2019 chromosome 2, fAcaLat1.1, whole genome shotgun sequence:
GCTCCCACCCATTTCCCTTATCCCTCGCTGCCTCCACTGAATCcatccttcctccctcactttgttcctctcctttccttaAATTAACATCCCCTCACCTCTCCGCTTTCTCCACTCCGCCCAGCAGCTGTGCAGTGGTTTAATTTGCTATAACTAAAGGGGCGAGCAACAGGCGTTTGACGCTGCTTTACGAGACTATGTTTGGTGCCACGTTCAGGGAAGTACGCTCATAACTCACTTGAAAGTTAAATTATGAAAGTGGTCTTGTACTTTAAACAAAAGTGTGTCCCAAACTACCTTAATGATTTAGAGCGGACAAATAAAGCATCATTACtttatgaaaagaaatgatcacaagaagtttttgttttttttcaccaccaTTCAGGATGTCCAACAAAACAAGGGCCTACATGTGCGCGCTCATGGCCGACCCTCCAGGAATCCCTCTttcatgcacacgcacacacaagagCTATTATCTTGTCACTGTTAACATGAGATGGGCTGGCTGCCTGGGAGTGATTAGTTGCCGTGAAGGGGTTAAAGGCATGTGTGTGCTCGTATGGTTcctcactgtgtgtatgtgtgtgtgtgtgctgtattgTATCAGATAGACATTCTCCCACACTCTTGCCCTGTGGGACATAGTAAAGGCAGGCAGATGGCTGTATTCAGGTCCACCACGGGTCAACATATGGCCCCAAGAGacaaagtttgtgtgtgtgtgtgtgtgtgtgtgtgtgtgtgagagagagaaagacagagaatcGCACTCTTACTATGCATGAGTGGAGGAGGCTGAATGAGTGggcagggagggaaaaaaaaggtaatggGTGGGGGGGCAGAAGAGAAGCTGTGAAAAAGAAGCTGTGACATAAAGACCAGTGGGAGAATTTGAGAGGATGAAAGTGGGCAGCATCCTGTGCGATCATACAGGTTGTTCAATACGGCAACTCAGCCGTCTGCAGCGATGTTAGAGGAAATTAAGATGGGCGTATTAAGTCAGTGAGACTTCAGTACACTACACCTCACTTCATTCAATAAACACCAAAGTAGATATCGTCCTTCTGTTACCATCAAGGTGGCATCAAATATTGATTCTCAGAGTACGAACAGTTACGCCAGCTTTGTTTTGACCCATTTATAAAGATGTATCCATTTATTCCTCTATATGCATCGTTTTGGATTGAAATGTAGTAattgatgtttattttgaaggtgCAACATGTGGTTTTGGGgtagacatttttaatcagaagagatgTCGCTTTACAGATGTACTGctcgagaaaaaaaagacaatgaaaagaaCTCCGTCAAGAACTTTTCAACAGTATTTTAGGTAAAGATTAACTATGTTTGAGTCATTATTTCTCTATTCTAGAAAATGGAGTGTTGATGAATTGGGGAGCTCCGTCATCTGGTGTCAGTTTTATGTTCAGTGTTACTGATATTGGAATTGAACATTGGGATTTGGttagtttgtttctgtcttcaaaccAAAGTGGGCTGCTGTGAGCTGCCTTGAGGAAACCTAACCCGGGAGCCTCTGTCAGACAACAAAAGACTTCAGCCAGCCTGTGGACACTGTTACAGAATTTTAGCAAGTCATCAATTTGAGAGAATGAATGTCGGTTTTACTTATACGCCCCCCCCAacaccttcttttctttcttctataACCCCTGAacatccccctcctccccctcctcctccctccctccctccctccattcaCCGCTCCTCTTTGTGAGTGTACCGGTGATATTGTGATGCAGGGTGGAGGCAGGAAGAAGGGGAGCGAAGCTgtgcagagagaggcagcacaAGAACAGCTGTTGCTGCACTTTCTCCGTCCGAAGAGCTCCAGATTACTCCACAATGTTTCTGAGACTTGTAGGCACAGGTACAGGAGGCCCCTCACATCCTCaccctttcttctcctttttcatcttcctcttctcctaCACCGCTTCCTCTCCAGCCCCCACCGCTAATAAACTTCTCTTGTCTGCcattctctccccccccccacccccgtctCCTGTAGAGGCTCTCCATCTCATTTTCCTCTGGcccgctctctcctcctccactccaccTACTTTCTACAATCCTGCCCCCCTCCCAAGGCTTTCCACTCTAATccctccttctgttttttttcctccattcttTCCAGAGGGGATTTGGGCAAAGTGTTTAATGGGTTGCAACAAATGGGCAAAGGGGTGAGCTGTAGTCAGGTGCTACACATCTAGGCAGACGCCAAACTCAATTTTACAGACTGTTCATTTCTTTCCTGGTATTCCTATAACTGTACAGATGTTCAAAATGCACTATGCAGATCAGCAGGGGTCCAGTGGCAGTCTACTTACAGCCAGGAatctaatttaactttttttaaactcttaagCTTGTTCAAGAACTCTTGTCTCAAGGGCTGCCATACTGAGGTAAGGACATATCTCAGCTCGAGTGCAAACATCTCAGACAAAGGGGTTCAGAATATATTAAAGGATGCTGCACTGCCATGGAGTTGGGGGTTTAGATGGTCGAATTGAATGCAGCAAACGCCAAGGTGTACTGACTTTTAGTCGTTATCATGggtcaagctccaaaaacaaTGGGGCTCAcacttcccatgatgcaacaaaCGCCAACCCACTCCCCCCTACAAAACCAAGCCAAAATAACCCAGATGACCTCACGGGGGTTCTTTTCCTAGACTTTAACGCATCCCTCGAGAGCCACAGTAGCAATTTTACAAGTGTTTTCACAGTCCAACTGGACCTCCCCATGACGCGTAAGTTCTGTAAAGTTGGTGGAGTGCCTCTTTAAGGTGCAGTCCAGGtcattctctttctcttctcacctcctcctctattgTATGGCAACTATTTATGTCTCATGGTGGCTTTTGTGAACAAACACAGTAGGGTGGCTGTTGTTTCCACCTAAGTGGAAAAAAACTATACGCCTCTGAACAGATGTTGTAACAGTGTTTGAAGCAAAGAGGAATGAAGCAATCAGTGCTGAGTTTATGAACTGATACTCTGCCAGAATGTTTTTGCAGGAGTGaaaaacttttaaatcacattttatttgccaTTTTCTAGTATATATGAATTTCAGTTACTTCTGCCAAACTTTCCAGGATGTCGGCCTGTGTATTAAAGGGGGATTATGTAGTGCATCTTTAACTGATGTTTTGTAAGTAAAAATAGCCAGTTGGCTCAATGTGTAACAGCCGTTATGTCATATGTTTGATGAAATATCAATGCTGTGGTTTCTCCTTGCATGACAATGAACAACTTCAGTGTTGTGTATAATATGGACAGTTGTCAACTGCAGCAGTAGGAGCAAATATGAAAAGAAGAAGCCACATGACCGTTGaccactgacagagacacagggagCACATGATATGAATAAAGTTACCTGTAACAACCTTTATTGTGTAAAACTattacactgatggcagtggaaCACTGGAACACAGTCAGGGGTACTTTATTagagcacagacacaaataaaagcagagtgGGAACCATTACACATCAACTAGCGCCATGCTGTCAATGTGGTGCCAAATGTAACTACGATGAAAATACAGAGGGTTACTAACCTAAAAATATTGTGCCAGGTCTGATGGTGGATTTCACTGAACCTGGGTAAGCGTCTTGTAAAAACCAACCTATGATTTTCTTGACTTTACAGTTAAGCCTTCTGGGACAAAACACTGATACAGAGTATCTCAGGAGTGAAGTACACTCACATCCAGCACAACCTCTTAATACCAAGCTCATGATATGGATCAACAACTTGAAAGAAATATTAATAACTTAAGCAGGGGTGATGGGAAGTGGACAAGCTGTTGGCCAGTGCACACAGCGAAACGTGTTCTCAAGTAAAAGGgagaacaacaaaagaaaaaaggaaacatttaatttacatgAGACAGCTATGACTAAAGTTTTCTTATGATGAGGGGAAACTGCTGAGGGTATGCATGCATTTTGTGTAGTCACATATTAGTTCTAtcagtaacaaaaacaacataggCTTTTGAATAAGGTGGAACACTTGATGAAGtgacagacattaaaataatgACAGCTTTCTGTGTCCCTCTAGTGGCACAAAGAGGCAACAATATCTACCAGAGAGGTGAACTGCTTTATCACAATGTCACTATGCTGGCGTCTCTTGTTCAGCTGGCCTTGTTTTAGTGCTGCTCTTGACACAACATTATTATTCCAATTTGAGGCAATACGCTGTCGACAGtatggaataaataaaacagcacataCTTATGGCCTTGGTGTTTTCAGCTGTTATACGGCTCATATTTGAGGAGACCCAAGGCGTCATTTAAAGAAATCCACATAAAGAGATTTCAAATGCCTCGATCAGACTTGCAAAGTAAACCTAGTACTATATGTTTACATATCAATGCTGTACAAAGGACAACAAATGTACACGTTGGCACATAAAAACAATAGcctagtttaaaaaaaatgatcgCCAACTCTGAAATGTGACATCGCTTCACAGAAACTGAGTGATGCTCACCAAGAAAATGTCTTTCCACTTTTAAACTGTGGAAAAGCCAAGAATTATATTATTCCTTTACCCAATGACCACCTGCACACACTGAACACTCAGCTCCTACAGCAATCTGCTACGAGGCAGAGCAAAGCACCAAGAGCTGGTTACAGCTACTCAGCGAATCTGCAGAGTAAGTGTTGAATAATGAATCTGACGTGTCAGGTGTTGTGATTTTTAAATGCTCTCTGGCTGTTATTTAGATGGAGGCTAGAAGAGCTTCATAGATCTGTGATAGCAActaaaatgatgtcatttatCCTAAATTCTGCTGATTTCCTTTACGATTTGCAATTATTTCCAAGTAACCACTCAGTATTTTCAATTTGAAGACTCAAAATTGCAACACATTACAAATAATTTTACATTACCATGTGTTTActttacattcacattattgCCATTGACAGTTCAATTTTTTTCAAGCTTGGCCATGTGGGGTGAGTCAGGGCCAGGCACCACTTATTTACTGAAAACATAAGTTGAGAACATCATTCATTACTTCGCTCAAAAGCCAAAATaaccaaaataataatgttaacaTCAAGACACAAAAAGGAATCCAACAAATCTTGTTCTGTATCAGAGTACCAGAAGTAAAAGGTAAGCCCCAGCTAAACCTTGTCAATCTGTCAGGCGTACCTGGTTGTCATCAGAACCTGGCTTAGTCCGGTTTGACCCAGTTGTAGAAATCAGGGTGGTGTCTGATTGTCTCTGTGGTTGGACAGGGAGTACTGTCCTCTTTTAGGATTAACAGAACCCCCACAGGGCCCTGGTCATCACCATCAGGGTAGCAAAAAGGGTCAGGTCACAACTTCTGGATCACCACCTGGAACTTGCCTGGCAAAACAAAGAATAGGAGAGGTGACCACTTGTTTAGAGCTTGATAGAGACatcatttttaagaaaatgttacTCATGGATGCCTCATGAATCTGACCAATAAATCCAGACTTAACTGACCACATAATCAGTATGACTCCACGCATGGGAAAGAAACATTGTGCGATTATTGACAGCCAATGAGCATGTGACCCTTTCACATTGGACAAAAACCCACTGACACATACGAGCATCTGGCTTTTGTCAATCACCTATTCTAGTGGGCTtgcctgtttaaaaaaaaaaaaaaacgtgtgctAATTTTGGTGTACAATTGTAATAGATTGGTATTCGGAGTGTACTTACAGGACGGCATAACAGAGACCTCTGCTGTCACCACGCTGTCCATACCTAGGTTAGATAGCGCTCCTCTCACCACACCGCACGAAAAAGCAAGGTACTAAAaggaaatacacacatacacacagagaaattAATTGTAGCAACAATGCAATTGATTCTgattaaaaaagggggggaaatgCCTTGAGGGCCTCCCTCTAGTTGATTCCCATGTCATGGCATTAAGAATACATCatggtgtgtgagagagaacgGGAGAAATAATGCACACCTTAGGAGCCTGATCCAGGTACTGTTTCCCATTCGATAGTTGAGTTAGCAGAGAAAACTTGTTGTCCTGCAGAACATAGGTACCCTATGGTAGAGAATAAACAAATGTATAGTATCAATCGCTGAAAAACAGGTTTACAGTCAAGCCTTTTCTTCCATGATTTATGTGCATAACCATGTAACAGGtgatttataaatatatattttaatatatttattgtaacatatacactccagtcagtcagcagaaaTGTCAGTGACTGGAGATATAGTTGTAGCTGACCAAGAGCCCCCTAAACACTACACACCCGGCCCAAAGCGTGGTGTTCCATTTTTCGTTGTACCCTGGCTAGTTCACACCCTCAATATTTTGATTGTACCTGGTGGTTTGTTCTGAGGTTGTCAACCTGCCTCCTGAACACCTTCGTCCAGAAGTCTTTACAGACAAACTTCATTACATCTAACTCGTCCTTGAAGCTGGGAGAGTCCCGGGTCAACCTGGAGAGAgcacaacaaacatttaacaggATGCATGTCACACAGCATTTACTGCTGCACATACAGTGTGAGGGCTTTCCCTACCTTTCAATGAGTCCTTGTCCCACCCTGAAGCCCATACTTtcaaggacagaaacacagacagctctGTCCTGTGAAGACATTCAAGAGGTTTAATTAGTAAGTGGGCAACAATtcgttgtgtgtgtttatttttaagagCTGTCCTGTAAATGGTCATGCTGAGACTGCCATGTTATAATCAGATATAATCAGTGATTATCACGGTGCAAGGTGAATCCAGACCACAGTGTAACTCATGGTTAAATCTCTCGTGTATATTATGTGTCAACTGATTGATTCATGTCTTGACTGAACACACCTTGTTGTCCATCTCTCCTTTACCGGCTTGCTGCTCCTTGTAAACATGAGACACGATCTCCATATGGAGAAAGTCAAACAGAGATTCGTCTGCCAttcctgacagacacacaaagggGATAATATAACCCAGTACAATGTTACAATGAAAAGGTTTCACTTTATCAAGCTAGCtgtgctcaaaaacacaaaacagaacgGCGTTGCAGGTAGCTTAGCGTTAGCTAaacagctagcagctaactaGTGTTTGCTAGCAACGTTCTCCGGGCggtgataaacatttttttcttatctcgACATAAGAGAGGTAGTGAGGAAAAGGTATGATACATGTAACGTTGTGTATGTCATAGATTGCAgttaatatgaaataataaaacgTTAACGCTACTGTACCTGTAATGACTGTTGGCTACACGACGTAAACGAGTCAGCTTCCTTGGTTGCACTTGGTATTAATGCCAGGGTACTCCTCAGGACTCATTTAGGGGGAGTTACGAGAAGTCAACCCCCTTAAATACCATGAAAAGTTCCCGTTAATGCCAggaaatgtgttcatttaaaaacttATGTCATGCAAAAAATGATTCCTCCAGTAATAAAACACATGTTCCCGAGTGGTGCCTGAAACACATTAGAAAATCACGCACAAGTTCACATCCGGCGTACGCCGATTTCATTATGAAACGAGCTCTTGTGTACATGACGCGTTTCTTCCAATCGCGTTATGAGACGTCACATCTCACATGACCGGATATGTCTGATCGGATTGGGTTGCGGGACAACAAGCTAGTTCCTTATTGCTCATGTGACTTGTGTGTTTGACATCTCAGAGGAGGTTTGACAGGTTTGTCctttttaactgtattttttagAAACTGAGCTTTAAGCAAATATTAATTTATCTTGTACTGAGAGCAGAATTGGGGCAACATTTTGTTTTCGGTGTCATTTCCGGTTGTTTACATACAGCAATAACACATATTTGTTGTGTAGCTAACGACATTTcgttttgtgtgtctctgtacgtgtgtttgtgcagtcaTGTCAAACAGGTACCAGATAGTGGTGCAGGGCGAGGCCTCAGAGACAGACTCTGATGATGAGGTCTACATCACCTCAATGCCTGCTCCCCAGACTGCCACAGCTGGAACCAAGGTTGTCTTGCAGGcattgcctgtgtgtgtgtgtgtgtgtgtgtgtgtgtgtgtgtgtgtgtgtgtgtgtgtgtgatggcaaGTGAATTAATAATAAGTAAACAATGTCTATATCTCTACTGTCATCACGGAGCTGCAATGTgctttgtttgtggttttggatGCCTTCAGGTTCCTGGGGAGGCGTCTGAAACAGACAGTGAGGGTGAAGAGGAGCAGGCAGACCGAACCTCTACAGTGAGCCAGGAGAGCACTCAGATACTAAGGAGAGACCTGCCTCCACTTATAGTGGTTAGGGACCATCCTGATATACAGTCAGTAGTGGAGGACCGGCCGAGCCCGACACACAAGTCACACGGTGAGGACACAAAATTGCACGATATTTTAAAGAATATGTGACAGAATACCCTGAGCTAAATTGGCAATTTTATTATGAATGGACCTATTATGAAAGGTAAGTGGACCTTTGAGTCCACACACTGAACTGTAGGAAGGCAGTTTGGATCTCAGTCATTTCAGTATGTAACTTTGTTTCCAGGTGACACCCTCTTACAGCAGAAGCTGCAGGAGTCTAACATGCGGCTGTATACTGACGTGGGACAGACGGTACGGCAGGTTTATGGCAGTGCCAGTAAAGAGGTACGCAGATATGCTTAACGCACGACACTTCATATCACAGATGCCCTTTATACATCATATTTACTACAAAGACCACTGCACTGATTAAGAATATTTGTAACTTTCTGCTTAATAAAGCAAAAGTAATCAGACACatgaaaaagtagaaaagagaaaaaatgtattgatccATGAGGTAGGTAATTGAGTTATGTTACAGTTGCTCCTGTCAGAAAAGAATTGTTGATGTGTGGAtcgattttttaaaaagtgtaaaacagaGAGTAGATAACAAGAATTGAGAgtattttgaaacaaaaaccTATAAAATGTAAGATATGTACGTGAAACTGATATATGGTAGCTATTTAGAGATAGAAATCTAAGGATATGTGCCTCCTACTACACTACCTAGATCATTTTGAGTAATAGAAATAGTTAATACAGTAGGCCAGAATTAACAACAATCCTGTGATAAGTATCTTGTAACAGCTAATTGAATGTGAGCAGCGTTCCCTCTTTCAGTAGTTTGGATGCTGTGGTTGTTTGACTCTGACTGTTTGTGCGAAAGGTGCAAAGTGCGACAGCTCAGCTGAACGCTTCGCAGAGCGCCATCATCAACGCCTCGCACAGCATCCGATTAATCCTTGACGACCTGAAGGCCGTGTCCGAGAAGATCGACATCATCACCAGCTGTCAGATTCTGCCTGATATAAATCTCAATAATCCAAATAATAACACTGCCCCTGTACCTTAAAGAAACAAACCAgtatatgtttttaaatatatgttatGGATGGATGTATTTTCTCTGAACTTTAGAGTAGGATTCAAGCTGGAAAGAACAGCATGTTGGCTTTACTTCATTGTTTACAAGCAGTGCCTTCACAAATGAACAGACATGTATATTTAACAGTCacacaatatgtatttatttatctatgaGGATTCTTTGTCCTGTGTGTAAAGCTTCGGGGATATTTCTGCAAAAGAGTAGGATTCTAGGAAAAGACTGCTTCtatcatttcatgttttgagATACATTTAACATAGGAATGTGTATGtgctgtaaatattaatataactCAACACAACCTCTTAAACCACTGTACACTGTTTCACTATTTTTAAGTCACAacatttgctgtgtgttgtaTGCTCCTCTGTGACAGGTCAAGGAggcagttccttttttttcagccttttgtGAAATTAATTTGTCTCAGTcatataacatttttttgtcaagagtctgtaaatgtgtgtgtgctgggacACCCTGATAGCTCACCTGGTAGAGTGGACAGCTCCTGCACTAACAACATGTCTTCCATCACCCTTTCAGCTATTTCCTGTCACTCAGCTGTCTTATCGAATAAATGCTAAAgaagccccccaaaaaagtgtGTGCTACTGCCCTGGTGGTTATTTCACAGATGTTGCTTTGAATGATGGTAAAGGTGAAGATACTCGAAACAACTGGAAAGAACATTCTCGCTTTAAATTAATCGGTtagaaatatacatttatttaaaaaaaacacaatgtaaaaaagaaaacaaatacatacagaaaacaaagagtATGAAAATAAATTCCTGTGATTGTGTATATTTTGCCACTACATCTTTGATTGTATCAAACTGAATACCAGTAAATTAACCTCAACACTAACAATATCATAGACTGCTACTGATACAATAGGCCTGATATGTTTGTATTCGTGCCCTGTAGTGCTTCAACTCTCTTCTGTGTGCAAAGCACGTTGTCTCATCCTTCTACTTGTCCTTTCCATTCATCTATCAATTAGATGATTTCCCATTTCTACATCTGTCTGTACCGTCCAACAAGCTTCATGTCCATCCATGAccggtgtgtgtgcaggcgtgTCATATAGGTGTGTAGATGTACACTAACACCACAACCAGCAGGTTGAGAAATGTGCCCacaatacccacaatgccaAGTATGTTTTCGAGGTCACCCTTGCATCTGCACGACTCAGGGGGCGTGCTGACAGGTTCGGCCACCTggaagaaagagacagggagggagacgATCAGCTTAAGGCCGGCACTCACTCAAAGCAGGATGGTTTAGATTCAGTGTCTTGATGTGTTTCAACCACACGATGGCGCCATCGACGCAATCatgacaacacacaaaacatgactGGAGACTATCTGCAagctgtttattcagtgatggaatggAACTGAGAACATTCGCTCAATTACTGAACATTGTGCATGTGCCACTACATTTGGAGGTGcatatattttttatcatgtgtatgtgttttatgATGCAGTGAAAGAAGTACGCTAATCTTTAACTTCAGTGAACTATCTCAGGGTAGCAATACTGTTTCAATGTCATGGCATGCATATACTCATTATGCAAAATGGCCCATATCAGAATAAAAAAGTAAGAGAATTCAATATATCATTTGTAATAATATtagtaatatataatattactTTATCAGGTTATAATATTAGTAATATATTCTTATTACTGATGCACTGATGTGTAAATCACTTTaatgctgctgtttctcagtTAGAgctcattttgatgtttttatagaCGAGTGTGTGATGGGTCAATAAAGCTTTTATTGAAGTCTGTAATAAAGAAACATCATGTATCTGCTTATTAATATCATATTAATCATCTGCAAAGCAATGAGTACCCAGAAgttatacttgagtaaaagtaaagaaaagatgttaaaacattactttGGTAGAAGAGAAAGTCATCCATACTTGTTTATAAAATTATTCAattatctgatattaaatgtaatcattAAGTCATTATCTGGTACTTAAAGCTCTGaagtataaaaagtaaaagtaaatcatgcatatttgcatgtatgtatatactgtatactattCTTCAACCAATTATTGGATCCAATATTCtgaattttatcatttttttgttttcttatccGATTACGAACAAAGGaggttatttaaaaaatgtgctactttagctctgatgcagcaggcaatctgcagagtaacttGTAACTTcaattatcaaataaaagtaGTGAGtagtaaaaaagtacaatatttgtctACAACATGTGGTGGAGTAGAAGTAGCAGAAAACCTTTGTTGCTTTCCTGTACTGCTGAACGTAACCTAAATGATTGATAAATGTAGtagagtaaaagaaaatacagtactCATATTGTGGTAGAGTTGAAGTATTATGTAGCAGAACTGAGAGAGGCTGCTAGAGTACCTCAAAATTAAGTTCCTTTCCACCTCTGATATTACTCTGATGTGATATGCAGTTAACGTTATATGTCCTTCTTTTTTAGACAGGTCTGTTATAATCATATAGCCACCATGTGCCTTGGCAGGAagtaaaattaaatacaaataaataaaactttccTCTGAATTTTACCTCTCTGATGTGTCTCTTTCCTCCACCATTCCTCGCCTCAGTTGGTGCCATGGGCAGCAAGTCTCACCCTTCCAACTGGCTCAGCGCACTGAAAACTCCTCCAACCTCAATCCAACACAAAGAGTTCCAAATGTTCACGGCGCTGACGACTGGCAGTGCTTTTGCGCACCACTCGAGGATGTTGGAGTCGAAGtcttcttcactctctcctcccaggGCTCCGGAGACCCACAGGTCTGTGATAAATGAGAGGATAAATAAGAGGATAAAGGGGCGCTGTGTTGTTTGGCTAATGGCACAGACCGTCACAAAAGGCCAAGAAGCTGCTCAGCTGCCAAGCCACTCTTTCTGTGTCAGGTCATGATGAAGTTGGCTCAtagctgcctctgtgtgtgtgagtgtgtgagtgtgtgtgtatgcgttcatgtgtttgtatgctgATTCTCATCCATCATGCttaaagcagacagaggagcagagtgtTTGCTATTAGAGAACATTGATATTAGAGATCCACTGAGGCACCATTACAGGCAAAGTGCAGGGTGTTAGGTGAGGTGTCAATGAGGGTCGTATGGTGCTCCTGCAGGCCATTTGTCATCTAATACTGCAGTTGTAGTCTATAAAAAGGATGATTTGACTTAATTACTACGTGAAATGTTTAGAAAATGTAGATTTGAGGAAGAAATATCCACCCAACATTGTGGGAGACAGTGTTTGATTACTGCGACCTGAAACTGGAACATGCTGAGAGTATGTCCGCGATGACACATGTCAGATTTATATCCTTTGTGCCTGCTGCAAACAATATTAGATCCGTGAGGGTGAACATGCATACGTGTGTGTAATTGTGCTGTTTACTGCCTCTCAGCataccctccctccctctgcaaTGCTCTCATAACCTTGACTAAAGAGTTGACAATTACATGGACTAATAACCGTTCAGGCATCGACCTGATCTTTGCCCCTCACCGCCCACCCTgggacagaggcagcagagaaaagtgGCAGAAAAAGAAGCGA
This window encodes:
- the trappc6bl gene encoding trafficking protein particle complex 6b-like; amino-acid sequence: MADESLFDFLHMEIVSHVYKEQQAGKGEMDNKDRAVCVSVLESMGFRVGQGLIERLTRDSPSFKDELDVMKFVCKDFWTKVFRRQVDNLRTNHQGTYVLQDNKFSLLTQLSNGKQYLDQAPKYLAFSCGVVRGALSNLGMDSVVTAEVSVMPSCKFQVVIQKL
- the bloc1s3 gene encoding biogenesis of lysosome-related organelles complex 1 subunit 3, with the translated sequence MSNRYQIVVQGEASETDSDDEVYITSMPAPQTATAGTKVPGEASETDSEGEEEQADRTSTVSQESTQILRRDLPPLIVVRDHPDIQSVVEDRPSPTHKSHGDTLLQQKLQESNMRLYTDVGQTVRQVYGSASKEVQSATAQLNASQSAIINASHSIRLILDDLKAVSEKIDIITSCQILPDINLNNPNNNTAPVP